The following are from one region of the Etheostoma spectabile isolate EspeVRDwgs_2016 chromosome 15, UIUC_Espe_1.0, whole genome shotgun sequence genome:
- the LOC116702662 gene encoding uncharacterized protein LOC116702662 isoform X3 has product MDLNNSSCWDSILEKSENEEIVTIFQRPAGLSQKVPEDFDMFSMDDDELEELLKPVAQTCWSEESMKLDDDEIVEGTTATRWGTKHSEDAEDAASCERVIVELNRAKKDVSVKPTESEMGFTVLSFARLDQWDLDDVLQNLKEDGLPLRCVSVEPSKTGADGDKERSQGNIMERLVTFCQSQSSKYLPETVETPNHIRQNNVCNKSSKRMEAELQLSHQECPTVYIDLRCPDPSIKPLRTSPNLTSVSKSPAKLNTHQETPPATNSNLKVPADSQMGDREVTGKSMLLQKIREINRNGNKYLQKYTDPPYSVSGNEAEEVKEKLNQLVESTCSHESHHLWEDKQSSLVQFEYRNSKMESPPTTQQSTIKESKHLSDQQQVKQTLQHEQHQQIFKQLQIHRPHKSVNQKHPAAERTGVLYDFEASHLQSISTLPANIESKGCMLLTVNLSSPGMVEARAHGRKKHLDPAATKSDIYNTLVAWFLSLVGPDSGHNEDKVRAQVPFWVAGLQQLWTEGGLALHVLAVAHQSYTPRKRDVDIHAPFYNHVCRFLSETSLTLIAHWLPQLKSLLDKHAYATPIHLPSSCLNVFISTTSDKKIIDRTFCLSPGFYWQTVETQERVCKGRESTQELHTEVSVTLGCKAFLLHPLKTHYTLQLILDSGLDVCGLRLLYPPQGFLSDSAGAVPVIQRTDETCQPVLALAVRGLQAHTVLKDLISSLDPLLPKMTDPTSLNPLHCRGQEPPLFYSPRLASQVHRELCLWFSGRLPGGNAQNHNRDTPSDDKLGDSLFNLSRSPSFLCASTKADLLLVVSPAVPPCCYSHVLAVCEHRGFSLRGLRRLQLQSNKAAVIGLSNQQTLVFCSPHSVTQDQCPLELPSHCLLLLLRRENAVHHSVSLPAALMTEFKAQKLLGCIHSRLDGVNTVEPSFCFHAVPYSKKLFHIFVKCMWAVPDPSRVILSHNKCAFNSDMEQVAILTLCGKYMSQGLNLLHRVLTEGPQVDVRHAGFKLLGLKWLPALTRLQAQELSPYEVGEQLCKDSLENLTSSPALVCALRRVDVFSSLRKLLPRDYPGNLSALMSPTPEVAFRQASLFFFEHEMIPDHSVLPVLKFPPQNCDIKGPQMLLTVCLFKPGIWNHSLAKIGQKLQLSGLTLVGLHVVSLDKSNATSLLPAQSDPSDLEAHMEYLCSGSSLALCLQGENAVRRLLDVLSQDDSSLWTYYASGSYQKAIQDVKRLFPEGLCCSETSTMRQEQILSMRSDLLASVERKQSCTLALVDQDGLSPSMVSGTNGEMHSANWQTTCLLIPLNASPLSQVPSQLDMLEQLLRSDCHLVAGRMSILDHEQRKHIADTLKMSSRGHERMAHLHTMAPCLIMALQGKKIVTCFNLILESIYKKRSDLEKVGEIIIYPENQEEAKQLMCYLFDALSPESCQTVTVP; this is encoded by the exons ATGGACCTAAATAATTCGTCGTGTTGGGATTCGATTCTAGAGAAG TCTGAGAATGAAGAGATTGTCACCATATTTCAAAGACCAGCTGGTCTTTCCCAGAAGGTCCCTGAAGACTTTGACATGTTTTCAATGGATGATGATGAACTAGAG GAGCTGTTGAAACCTGTAGCTCAGACATGCTGGTCAGAAGAGAGTATGAAGTTGGATGATGATGAAATTGTGGAAGGCACTACTGCAACTCGTTGGGGTACAAAACACTCAGAAGATGCTGAAGACGCAGCTTCTTGTGAGAGAGTTATTGTGGAGTTGAACAGAGCCAAGAAGGATGTCTCCGTAAAACCAACAGAATCTGAAATGGGTTTTACTGTTCTCTCATTTGCG AGGCTTGACCAGTGGGATTTGGATGATGTCCTCCAAAATCTGAAAGAAGATGGGCTGCCTTTGCGATGCGTGTCAGTTGAACCTTCAAAAACAGGTGCAG ATGGTGACAAGGAAAGATCCCAGGGAAACATAATGGAGAGACTCGTTACTTTCTGTCAGAGCCAGTCGTCTAAGTATCTGCCAGAGACTGTGGAAACTCCAAACCACATCAG ACAGAATAATGTGTGCAACAAATCATCCAAGAGGATGGAAGCAGAGCTGCAGCTGAGCCACCAGGAATGTCCCACTGTTTATATTGACCTGCGTTGTCCTGATCCTTCAATAAAACCACTGAGAACATCCCCAAATCTTACATCAGTGTCAAAGTCACCAGCCAAACTTAACACTCACCAGGAAACACCACCTGCAACGAATTCCAATCTCAAAGTGCCTGCTGACTCACAAATGGGGGACAG GGAAGTGACTGGCAAGAGTATGTTGCTTCAGAAAATCAGGGAGATTAATAGAAATGGGAATAAATATCTCCAAAAATATACAGATCCTCCCTATTCAGTGTCTGGAAATGAAGCAGAAGAAGTGAAAGAGAAGTTAAACCAGCTTGTAGAGTCTACATGTAGCCATGAGTCACACCATCTGTGGGAAGATAAACAATCTTCACTTGTACAGTTTGAATACAGAAACTCTAAAATGGAAAGCCCACCAACAACTCAGCAAAGTACAATCAAAGAATCAAAGCATCTGAG TGACCAACAACAAGTCAAGCAGACATTACAACATGAACAACACCAGCAGATTTTCAAACAACTACAAATACATCGTCCACACAAATCTGTCAACCAGAAGCACCCAGCTGCTGAAAGGACTGGTGTTCTTTATGATTTT GAAGCATCTCATCTACAGTCAATCAGTACGCTGCCAGCAAATATTGAAAGTAAGGGGTGTATGCTACTGACCGTCAACCTCTCCAGTCCTGGCATGGTTGAAGCAAGAGCTCATGGGAGGAAAAAACATCTGGATCCAGCTGCAACCAAATCAGACATCTACAACACATTAGTGGCTTGGTTTCTGTCTTTG GTTGGCCCAGACTCAGGCCATAATGAAGACAAGGTCCGTGCACAGGTCCCATTCTGGGTTGCAGGACTTCAGCAGCTGTGGACAGAGGGTGGACTTGCTTTGCATGTTTTAGCTGTGGCTCATCAGTCTTACACACCAAGG AAAAGGGACGTGGACATCCATGCACCTTTCTATAACCATGTCTGCAGGTTCCTCTCTGAGACCTCACTGACTCTAATTGCCCACTGGCTACCTCAGCTCAAAAGCTTGCTGGACAAACATGCCTATGCCACGCCCATCCATCTGCCCTCCTcctgtttaaatgttttcatctCCACCACCTCTGACAAAAAG ATTATAGATAGGACATTTTGTCTCAGTCCAGGGTTTTACTGGCAGACTGTGGAAACTCAGGAGCGTGTTTGTAAAGGGAGAGAGTCCACACAAGAGCTGCACACGGAG GTGTCAGTTACTCTGGGATGCAAGGCTTTCCTCCTACATCCCCTCAAAACACACTACACTCTCCAGCTTATTCTCGACTCAGGACTCGATGTGTGTGGTCTGCGGCTCCTTTATCCACCTCAGGGATTCCTGAGTGACAGTGCTG GTGCTGTTCCAGTTATCCAGAGAACTGATGAGACCTGCCAGCCTGTTCTTGCCCTTGCTGTTCGGGGCCTTCAAGCCCACACCGTGTTGAAAGATTTAATTAGTTCCTTAGATCCTCTGCTGCCCAAAATGACAGATCCAACTTCTCTTAACCCCCTTCACTGCAGAGGTCAAGAACCTCCACTCTTCTACTCCCCTCGACTGGCCAGTCAAGTCCACAGGGAGCTGTGCTTGTGGTTTTCAGGAAGACTTCCAGGAGGAAATGCACAGAATCACAACCG AGATACACCTTCAGATGACAAACTCGGAGACAGCCTGTTCAATTTGAGCAGATCACCTTCCTTTTTGTGTGCTTCAACAAAAG CTGACTTACTCCTTGTGGTGTCGCCTGCTGTGCCTCCATGTTGCTACAGCCATGTGTTGGCTGTTTGTGAACACAGAGGCTTCAGTCTGCGGGGGCTGCGGAGGCTGCAGCTTCAGAGCAATAAAGCTGCAGTCATTGGACTCTCCAACCAGCAG ACCCTTGTGTTCTGTAGTCCACATTCTGTGACCCAGGATCAGTGTCCGCTGGAGCTACCCTCTCACTGTCTGTTGTTGTTACTGAGGAGAGAGAATGCAGTGCACCACAGTGTTAGTCTGCCAGCAG CCCTAATGACAGAATTTAAGGCACAAAAGCTTCTGGGTTGCATCCACTCCAGACTTGATGGTGTTAACACTGTAGAGCCAAGCTTCTGCTTCCACGCTGTGCCTTACAGCAAGAAACTGTTCCATATCTTTG ttaAGTGTATGTGGGCGGTGCCAGATCCTTCCAGGGTGATCCTGTCACATAATAAGTGTGCATTCAACTCTGACATGGAACAGGTGGCAATTTTGACCTTGTGTGGGAAGTACATGAGCCAAGGCCTAAACCTCCTACACAGAGTGCTGACAGAAGGGCCACAAG TTGATGTCCGACATGCAGGATTCAAGCTGCTTGGCCTGAAGTGGCTGCCTGCATTGACTCGACTTCAGGCTCAGGAACTGAGTCCATACGAAGTGGGAGAACAGCTCTGTAAAGACAGCCTGGAGAATCTGACATCCTCTCCTGCCCTAGTGTGTGCTCTTAGACGggtggatgttttttcttcactGAGGAAGCTTCTACCACGCGATTACCCCGGTAACCTCAGTGCCCTGATGTCACCCACACCTGAAGTGGCTTTCAGACAAgcctccctcttcttctttgaGCATGAGATGATTCCTG ACCACAGCGTACTCCCAGTTCTGAAGTTTCCTCCCCAAAACTGCGATATAAAAG GTCCACAGATGCTGCTCACTGTGTGCCTGTTCAAGCCAGGAATCTGGAATCACTCTCTGGCTAAAATCGGCCAAAAACTCCAGCTGAGTGGCCTCACATTGGTGGGCCTGCATGTAGTGAGCCTGGACAAAAGCAATGCTACCTCACTACTACCTGCACAAAGT GACCCTTCAGACTTGGAGGCCCACATGGAGTACTTGTGCTCTGGCTCCTCACTAGCTCTCTGCCTCCAGGGGGAGAATGCTGTGAGGAGGCTGCTGGATGTGCTGAGCCAAGATGACTCATCCCTGTGGACCTATTATG CATCAGGATCATATCAGAAAGCAATTCAGGATGTGAAGAGGCTTTTTCCAGAGGGGCTTTGCTGTTCTGAGACCAGCACAATGAGACAGGAGCAG ATACTCAGCATGCGTTCAGACCTTTTAGCCTCTGTGGAGCGCAAACAAAGCTGCACACTGGCCCTTGTGGACCAGGACGGTCTGTCACCTTCAATGGTATCAGGAACAAATGGAG AGATGCACAGTGCCAACTGGCAGACAACTTGTCTGCTGATACCCTTAAATGCTTCACCTCTCAGCCAAGTGCcatcccagctggacatgcttGAGCAGCTGCTAAGGTCAGACTGCCATCTTGTGGCGGGGAGGATGAGCATTCTGGATCACGAGCAGAGGAAACACATCGCTGATACACTGAAAATGTCATCGAGAGGACATGAAAGG ATGGCTCACCTTCACACAATGGCACCCTGTCTCATCATGGCTCTACAAGGGAAAAAGATTGTGACATGCTTTAACTTGATCCTTGAAAG CATTTACAAGAAGAGGTCAGATCTCGAAAAAGTGGGGGAAATTATAATCTATCCAGAGAATCAGGAAGAG GCCAAGCAGCTGATGTGCTACCTATTTGATGCCTTGTCTCCTGAGAGCTGTCAAACTGTCACCGTGCCATAA
- the LOC116702662 gene encoding uncharacterized protein LOC116702662 isoform X2, whose amino-acid sequence MDLNNSSCWDSILEKVKPHIPTIDFDSSSSENEEIVTIFQRPAGLSQKVPEDFDMFSMDDDELEELLKPVAQTCWSEESMKLDDDEIVEGTTATRWGTKHSEDAEDAASCERVIVELNRAKKDVSVKPTESEMGFTVLSFARLDQWDLDDVLQNLKEDGLPLRCVSVEPSKTGADGDKERSQGNIMERLVTFCQSQSSKYLPETVETPNHIRQNNVCNKSSKRMEAELQLSHQECPTVYIDLRCPDPSIKPLRTSPNLTSVSKSPAKLNTHQETPPATNSNLKVPADSQMGDREVTGKSMLLQKIREINRNGNKYLQKYTDPPYSVSGNEAEEVKEKLNQLVESTCSHESHHLWEDKQSSLVQFEYRNSKMESPPTTQQSTIKESKHLSDQQQVKQTLQHEQHQQIFKQLQIHRPHKSVNQKHPAAERTGVLYDFEASHLQSISTLPANIESKGCMLLTVNLSSPGMVEARAHGRKKHLDPAATKSDIYNTLVAWFLSLVGPDSGHNEDKVRAQVPFWVAGLQQLWTEGGLALHVLAVAHQSYTPRKRDVDIHAPFYNHVCRFLSETSLTLIAHWLPQLKSLLDKHAYATPIHLPSSCLNVFISTTSDKKIIDRTFCLSPGFYWQTVETQERVCKGRESTQELHTEVSVTLGCKAFLLHPLKTHYTLQLILDSGLDVCGLRLLYPPQGFLSDSAGAVPVIQRTDETCQPVLALAVRGLQAHTVLKDLISSLDPLLPKMTDPTSLNPLHCRGQEPPLFYSPRLASQVHRELCLWFSGRLPGGNAQNHNRDTPSDDKLGDSLFNLSRSPSFLCASTKADLLLVVSPAVPPCCYSHVLAVCEHRGFSLRGLRRLQLQSNKAAVIGLSNQQTLVFCSPHSVTQDQCPLELPSHCLLLLLRRENAVHHSVSLPAALMTEFKAQKLLGCIHSRLDGVNTVEPSFCFHAVPYSKKLFHIFVKCMWAVPDPSRVILSHNKCAFNSDMEQVAILTLCGKYMSQGLNLLHRVLTEGPQGFKLLGLKWLPALTRLQAQELSPYEVGEQLCKDSLENLTSSPALVCALRRVDVFSSLRKLLPRDYPGNLSALMSPTPEVAFRQASLFFFEHEMIPDHSVLPVLKFPPQNCDIKGPQMLLTVCLFKPGIWNHSLAKIGQKLQLSGLTLVGLHVVSLDKSNATSLLPAQSDPSDLEAHMEYLCSGSSLALCLQGENAVRRLLDVLSQDDSSLWTYYASGSYQKAIQDVKRLFPEGLCCSETSTMRQEQILSMRSDLLASVERKQSCTLALVDQDGLSPSMVSGTNGEMHSANWQTTCLLIPLNASPLSQVPSQLDMLEQLLRSDCHLVAGRMSILDHEQRKHIADTLKMSSRGHERMAHLHTMAPCLIMALQGKKIVTCFNLILESIYKKRSDLEKVGEIIIYPENQEEAKQLMCYLFDALSPESCQTVTVP is encoded by the exons ATGGACCTAAATAATTCGTCGTGTTGGGATTCGATTCTAGAGAAGGTGAAACCACATATACCGACCATCGACTTCGACTCTTCatca TCTGAGAATGAAGAGATTGTCACCATATTTCAAAGACCAGCTGGTCTTTCCCAGAAGGTCCCTGAAGACTTTGACATGTTTTCAATGGATGATGATGAACTAGAG GAGCTGTTGAAACCTGTAGCTCAGACATGCTGGTCAGAAGAGAGTATGAAGTTGGATGATGATGAAATTGTGGAAGGCACTACTGCAACTCGTTGGGGTACAAAACACTCAGAAGATGCTGAAGACGCAGCTTCTTGTGAGAGAGTTATTGTGGAGTTGAACAGAGCCAAGAAGGATGTCTCCGTAAAACCAACAGAATCTGAAATGGGTTTTACTGTTCTCTCATTTGCG AGGCTTGACCAGTGGGATTTGGATGATGTCCTCCAAAATCTGAAAGAAGATGGGCTGCCTTTGCGATGCGTGTCAGTTGAACCTTCAAAAACAGGTGCAG ATGGTGACAAGGAAAGATCCCAGGGAAACATAATGGAGAGACTCGTTACTTTCTGTCAGAGCCAGTCGTCTAAGTATCTGCCAGAGACTGTGGAAACTCCAAACCACATCAG ACAGAATAATGTGTGCAACAAATCATCCAAGAGGATGGAAGCAGAGCTGCAGCTGAGCCACCAGGAATGTCCCACTGTTTATATTGACCTGCGTTGTCCTGATCCTTCAATAAAACCACTGAGAACATCCCCAAATCTTACATCAGTGTCAAAGTCACCAGCCAAACTTAACACTCACCAGGAAACACCACCTGCAACGAATTCCAATCTCAAAGTGCCTGCTGACTCACAAATGGGGGACAG GGAAGTGACTGGCAAGAGTATGTTGCTTCAGAAAATCAGGGAGATTAATAGAAATGGGAATAAATATCTCCAAAAATATACAGATCCTCCCTATTCAGTGTCTGGAAATGAAGCAGAAGAAGTGAAAGAGAAGTTAAACCAGCTTGTAGAGTCTACATGTAGCCATGAGTCACACCATCTGTGGGAAGATAAACAATCTTCACTTGTACAGTTTGAATACAGAAACTCTAAAATGGAAAGCCCACCAACAACTCAGCAAAGTACAATCAAAGAATCAAAGCATCTGAG TGACCAACAACAAGTCAAGCAGACATTACAACATGAACAACACCAGCAGATTTTCAAACAACTACAAATACATCGTCCACACAAATCTGTCAACCAGAAGCACCCAGCTGCTGAAAGGACTGGTGTTCTTTATGATTTT GAAGCATCTCATCTACAGTCAATCAGTACGCTGCCAGCAAATATTGAAAGTAAGGGGTGTATGCTACTGACCGTCAACCTCTCCAGTCCTGGCATGGTTGAAGCAAGAGCTCATGGGAGGAAAAAACATCTGGATCCAGCTGCAACCAAATCAGACATCTACAACACATTAGTGGCTTGGTTTCTGTCTTTG GTTGGCCCAGACTCAGGCCATAATGAAGACAAGGTCCGTGCACAGGTCCCATTCTGGGTTGCAGGACTTCAGCAGCTGTGGACAGAGGGTGGACTTGCTTTGCATGTTTTAGCTGTGGCTCATCAGTCTTACACACCAAGG AAAAGGGACGTGGACATCCATGCACCTTTCTATAACCATGTCTGCAGGTTCCTCTCTGAGACCTCACTGACTCTAATTGCCCACTGGCTACCTCAGCTCAAAAGCTTGCTGGACAAACATGCCTATGCCACGCCCATCCATCTGCCCTCCTcctgtttaaatgttttcatctCCACCACCTCTGACAAAAAG ATTATAGATAGGACATTTTGTCTCAGTCCAGGGTTTTACTGGCAGACTGTGGAAACTCAGGAGCGTGTTTGTAAAGGGAGAGAGTCCACACAAGAGCTGCACACGGAG GTGTCAGTTACTCTGGGATGCAAGGCTTTCCTCCTACATCCCCTCAAAACACACTACACTCTCCAGCTTATTCTCGACTCAGGACTCGATGTGTGTGGTCTGCGGCTCCTTTATCCACCTCAGGGATTCCTGAGTGACAGTGCTG GTGCTGTTCCAGTTATCCAGAGAACTGATGAGACCTGCCAGCCTGTTCTTGCCCTTGCTGTTCGGGGCCTTCAAGCCCACACCGTGTTGAAAGATTTAATTAGTTCCTTAGATCCTCTGCTGCCCAAAATGACAGATCCAACTTCTCTTAACCCCCTTCACTGCAGAGGTCAAGAACCTCCACTCTTCTACTCCCCTCGACTGGCCAGTCAAGTCCACAGGGAGCTGTGCTTGTGGTTTTCAGGAAGACTTCCAGGAGGAAATGCACAGAATCACAACCG AGATACACCTTCAGATGACAAACTCGGAGACAGCCTGTTCAATTTGAGCAGATCACCTTCCTTTTTGTGTGCTTCAACAAAAG CTGACTTACTCCTTGTGGTGTCGCCTGCTGTGCCTCCATGTTGCTACAGCCATGTGTTGGCTGTTTGTGAACACAGAGGCTTCAGTCTGCGGGGGCTGCGGAGGCTGCAGCTTCAGAGCAATAAAGCTGCAGTCATTGGACTCTCCAACCAGCAG ACCCTTGTGTTCTGTAGTCCACATTCTGTGACCCAGGATCAGTGTCCGCTGGAGCTACCCTCTCACTGTCTGTTGTTGTTACTGAGGAGAGAGAATGCAGTGCACCACAGTGTTAGTCTGCCAGCAG CCCTAATGACAGAATTTAAGGCACAAAAGCTTCTGGGTTGCATCCACTCCAGACTTGATGGTGTTAACACTGTAGAGCCAAGCTTCTGCTTCCACGCTGTGCCTTACAGCAAGAAACTGTTCCATATCTTTG ttaAGTGTATGTGGGCGGTGCCAGATCCTTCCAGGGTGATCCTGTCACATAATAAGTGTGCATTCAACTCTGACATGGAACAGGTGGCAATTTTGACCTTGTGTGGGAAGTACATGAGCCAAGGCCTAAACCTCCTACACAGAGTGCTGACAGAAGGGCCACAAG GATTCAAGCTGCTTGGCCTGAAGTGGCTGCCTGCATTGACTCGACTTCAGGCTCAGGAACTGAGTCCATACGAAGTGGGAGAACAGCTCTGTAAAGACAGCCTGGAGAATCTGACATCCTCTCCTGCCCTAGTGTGTGCTCTTAGACGggtggatgttttttcttcactGAGGAAGCTTCTACCACGCGATTACCCCGGTAACCTCAGTGCCCTGATGTCACCCACACCTGAAGTGGCTTTCAGACAAgcctccctcttcttctttgaGCATGAGATGATTCCTG ACCACAGCGTACTCCCAGTTCTGAAGTTTCCTCCCCAAAACTGCGATATAAAAG GTCCACAGATGCTGCTCACTGTGTGCCTGTTCAAGCCAGGAATCTGGAATCACTCTCTGGCTAAAATCGGCCAAAAACTCCAGCTGAGTGGCCTCACATTGGTGGGCCTGCATGTAGTGAGCCTGGACAAAAGCAATGCTACCTCACTACTACCTGCACAAAGT GACCCTTCAGACTTGGAGGCCCACATGGAGTACTTGTGCTCTGGCTCCTCACTAGCTCTCTGCCTCCAGGGGGAGAATGCTGTGAGGAGGCTGCTGGATGTGCTGAGCCAAGATGACTCATCCCTGTGGACCTATTATG CATCAGGATCATATCAGAAAGCAATTCAGGATGTGAAGAGGCTTTTTCCAGAGGGGCTTTGCTGTTCTGAGACCAGCACAATGAGACAGGAGCAG ATACTCAGCATGCGTTCAGACCTTTTAGCCTCTGTGGAGCGCAAACAAAGCTGCACACTGGCCCTTGTGGACCAGGACGGTCTGTCACCTTCAATGGTATCAGGAACAAATGGAG AGATGCACAGTGCCAACTGGCAGACAACTTGTCTGCTGATACCCTTAAATGCTTCACCTCTCAGCCAAGTGCcatcccagctggacatgcttGAGCAGCTGCTAAGGTCAGACTGCCATCTTGTGGCGGGGAGGATGAGCATTCTGGATCACGAGCAGAGGAAACACATCGCTGATACACTGAAAATGTCATCGAGAGGACATGAAAGG ATGGCTCACCTTCACACAATGGCACCCTGTCTCATCATGGCTCTACAAGGGAAAAAGATTGTGACATGCTTTAACTTGATCCTTGAAAG CATTTACAAGAAGAGGTCAGATCTCGAAAAAGTGGGGGAAATTATAATCTATCCAGAGAATCAGGAAGAG GCCAAGCAGCTGATGTGCTACCTATTTGATGCCTTGTCTCCTGAGAGCTGTCAAACTGTCACCGTGCCATAA